Proteins encoded in a region of the Streptomyces sp. NBC_00258 genome:
- the rpmB gene encoding 50S ribosomal protein L28: MAANCDVCGKGPGFGNNISHSHRRTPRRWNPNIQRVRTVVGGTPKRVNACTSCIKAGKVSR; encoded by the coding sequence GTGGCTGCCAACTGCGACGTCTGCGGCAAGGGGCCGGGCTTCGGCAACAACATCTCGCACTCTCACCGCCGTACGCCCCGTCGCTGGAACCCGAACATCCAGCGCGTCCGTACCGTGGTGGGCGGGACGCCGAAGCGCGTGAACGCTTGCACCTCGTGCATCAAGGCCGGCAAGGTCTCGCGCTGA
- the thiD gene encoding bifunctional hydroxymethylpyrimidine kinase/phosphomethylpyrimidine kinase, which produces MSAPLSAPPRVLTVAGSDSGGGAGIQADLKTMLALGVHGMSVLTAVTAQNSLGVQGAWELPVEAVRAQYRSVVDDIGVDAVKTGMLSSAELVEAVAELIGGTAVPSVVDPVGVSKHGDSLLAASALDSVRTKLLPVATVATPNLDEVFQLTGLQVESEDGMRRAAAAVLAYGPAWVLIKGGHLSDGAGRAGEGQAVDFLTDGSEEHWLRAPRFDNRHTHGTGCTLASAIASGLAKGQAVPEAVAAAKEYVTGAIAGGFALGGGIGPVDHGWRFGAGGA; this is translated from the coding sequence ATGAGTGCCCCGCTCAGTGCCCCGCCCAGGGTTCTGACGGTCGCGGGCTCCGACTCCGGTGGCGGCGCCGGGATCCAGGCCGACCTGAAGACGATGCTCGCGCTCGGCGTGCACGGCATGAGCGTGCTCACCGCCGTCACCGCGCAGAACTCCCTCGGCGTACAAGGCGCTTGGGAACTGCCGGTGGAGGCGGTGCGCGCGCAGTACCGCAGCGTGGTCGACGACATTGGCGTCGACGCGGTGAAGACCGGCATGCTCTCCTCGGCCGAACTCGTCGAGGCCGTCGCCGAGTTGATCGGCGGCACGGCCGTGCCCTCCGTCGTCGACCCGGTCGGCGTCTCCAAGCACGGCGACTCGCTGCTCGCCGCGTCCGCGCTGGATTCCGTACGTACGAAGCTGCTGCCCGTCGCGACGGTTGCGACGCCGAACCTCGACGAGGTGTTCCAGCTGACGGGCCTGCAGGTCGAGTCGGAGGACGGGATGCGGCGCGCTGCGGCGGCCGTGCTGGCGTACGGGCCGGCATGGGTGCTGATCAAGGGCGGTCACCTGAGTGACGGCGCGGGGAGGGCGGGCGAGGGCCAGGCCGTCGATTTCCTGACGGACGGTTCGGAGGAGCACTGGCTGCGGGCCCCCCGGTTCGACAACCGGCACACGCACGGCACGGGGTGCACCCTCGCCAGCGCCATCGCTTCGGGGCTCGCGAAGGGGCAGGCGGTGCCGGAGGCGGTCGCGGCGGCGAAGGAGTACGTCACCGGGGCGATCGCGGGCGGCTTCGCGCTCGGGGGCGGGATCGGGCCGGTGGATCATGGATGGCGGTTCGGGGCGGGCGGCGCGTAA
- a CDS encoding thiamine-phosphate kinase, giving the protein MKGTVGELGEFGLIKELTSRLTTTPAVRVGPGDDAAVVAAPDRRVVASTDILLEGRHFRRDWSTAYDVGRKAAAQNLADIAAMGAVPTALLLGLVVPAELPATWPSELMDGIRDECQVAGAAVVGGDVVRGDTITVAITALGDLRNHEPVTRAGAQPGDVVAVTGWLGWSAAGHAVLSRGFRSPRAFVEAHRRPEPPYHAGPAAAGLGATSMTDVSDGLIADLGHIAEASKVRIDVRSGAVDIPSQMNDIGQAVGVDPLQWVLTGGEDHAIVATFPPDVKLPARWKVIGEVLNPSALPQVTVDGAPWTSKGGWDHFADIES; this is encoded by the coding sequence ATGAAGGGCACCGTGGGCGAGTTGGGGGAGTTCGGGCTCATCAAGGAGCTCACCTCACGGCTCACCACCACTCCGGCGGTACGCGTCGGGCCGGGCGACGACGCCGCCGTGGTGGCCGCCCCCGACCGCAGGGTCGTGGCGAGCACCGACATCCTCCTGGAGGGTCGGCACTTCCGTCGTGACTGGTCCACGGCGTACGACGTCGGTCGCAAGGCGGCCGCACAGAACCTCGCGGACATCGCCGCGATGGGCGCCGTGCCGACCGCGCTGCTGCTCGGCCTGGTCGTCCCGGCCGAGCTCCCGGCCACCTGGCCGTCCGAGCTGATGGACGGCATTCGCGACGAGTGCCAGGTCGCCGGCGCGGCGGTGGTCGGCGGCGATGTCGTACGCGGCGACACGATCACCGTGGCGATCACCGCGCTCGGAGATCTGCGCAACCACGAGCCGGTCACGCGCGCGGGCGCCCAGCCCGGTGACGTGGTGGCCGTGACGGGCTGGCTGGGCTGGTCCGCGGCCGGGCACGCCGTGCTCTCCCGCGGCTTCCGCTCGCCGCGCGCCTTCGTCGAGGCCCACCGGCGTCCGGAACCGCCGTACCACGCGGGTCCCGCGGCCGCCGGGCTCGGCGCGACCTCGATGACGGACGTCAGCGACGGGCTGATCGCCGACCTCGGACACATCGCGGAGGCCAGCAAGGTGCGCATCGACGTCCGCTCCGGCGCCGTCGACATCCCCTCGCAGATGAACGACATCGGTCAGGCCGTCGGCGTCGACCCCCTCCAGTGGGTGCTCACCGGCGGTGAGGACCACGCGATCGTGGCGACCTTCCCGCCGGACGTGAAACTGCCCGCCCGCTGGAAGGTGATCGGCGAGGTCCTCAACCCGTCGGCGCTGCCGCAGGTCACGGTCGACGGGGCCCCGTGGACCAGCAAGGGCGGCTGGGACCACTTCGCGGACATCGAGTCATGA
- a CDS encoding Lrp/AsnC ligand binding domain-containing protein: MVQAYILIQTEVGKASTVAEMISKIQGVIQAEDVTGPYDVIVRAQADTVDDLGRMVVAKVQQVDGITRTLTCPVVHL, encoded by the coding sequence GTGGTACAGGCGTACATCCTGATCCAGACGGAGGTCGGCAAAGCGTCGACCGTCGCCGAAATGATCAGCAAGATACAAGGGGTGATCCAGGCCGAGGATGTGACAGGACCGTACGACGTGATCGTGCGGGCCCAAGCCGACACAGTGGACGATCTCGGCCGCATGGTGGTCGCGAAGGTCCAGCAAGTGGACGGCATCACGCGTACCCTGACCTGCCCGGTCGTGCACCTGTAG
- a CDS encoding DUF3515 domain-containing protein, with protein sequence MDFFRHRRFSYPGLPALVLLIAATGCSSADDNTRTAVPSPGTKATELCQNLDKSLPRKVDGLDREDPEPRSALTAGWGSPAIILRCGVQRPPKMVDPKVAEGGDPDAVGGGVNGVGWLMEKRDDGATRFTSAQRLAYVEVTVPEGRDTSSVLVDLAGAIKKAIPKGIAD encoded by the coding sequence GTGGACTTCTTCCGTCACCGGCGCTTCTCTTATCCCGGGCTGCCCGCCCTCGTTCTGCTGATCGCGGCCACAGGCTGCTCCTCAGCAGACGACAACACCCGGACCGCGGTTCCCAGTCCGGGCACGAAGGCCACCGAGCTGTGTCAGAACCTGGACAAGTCGCTGCCACGGAAGGTGGACGGACTCGACCGGGAGGATCCCGAGCCCCGGTCCGCGCTGACCGCGGGCTGGGGAAGCCCGGCGATCATACTGCGCTGTGGTGTACAGCGGCCGCCCAAGATGGTCGACCCCAAGGTCGCCGAGGGCGGTGACCCCGACGCGGTCGGCGGCGGGGTGAACGGGGTGGGCTGGCTGATGGAGAAGCGGGACGACGGGGCGACCCGCTTCACCTCCGCTCAGCGTCTGGCGTATGTCGAGGTGACCGTGCCCGAGGGGCGGGACACGTCCTCTGTGCTTGTCGACTTGGCCGGGGCCATCAAGAAGGCGATCCCCAAGGGGATCGCGGACTGA
- a CDS encoding D-alanine--D-alanine ligase family protein produces the protein MSTENLPQSPEQQPPRKPRVAVVFGGRSSEHGISMVTAGAVLRAIDRTKYDVLPIGITREGRWVLTADEPERMAITERRTPDVEELAESSEGGVILPVDPANREVVYSEPGSVPKALGEVDVVFPMLHGPYGEDGTLQGLLELSGVPYVGSGVLASAVGQDKEYMKRVFTSFGLPVGPYVVIRPREWELDESAARKKIIDFAGEHGWPLFVKPARAGSSIGITKVDDLSGLDEAIAAARQHDPKFLVEALLRGREIECGVLEFEDGPRASVPAEIPPVQSHDYYDFEAKYIDSTPGIVPAPLTPEQTAEVRRLAVEAFDAASCEGLVRADFFLTEDGTFVINEINTMPGFTPISMYPQMWEATGVPYPELVDRLIQAALRRPTGLR, from the coding sequence ATGAGCACTGAGAACCTTCCCCAGAGCCCTGAGCAGCAGCCACCTCGCAAGCCGCGCGTGGCCGTCGTCTTCGGCGGGCGCAGCTCCGAACACGGGATCTCCATGGTCACCGCCGGAGCCGTACTGCGGGCCATCGACCGGACCAAGTACGACGTCCTGCCGATCGGAATCACCCGGGAAGGCCGCTGGGTGCTCACCGCGGACGAACCGGAGCGCATGGCGATCACCGAGCGTCGTACGCCCGACGTCGAGGAACTCGCCGAGTCGAGCGAGGGCGGCGTGATCCTGCCCGTCGACCCCGCCAACCGCGAAGTCGTCTACAGCGAGCCCGGATCGGTCCCCAAGGCGCTCGGTGAGGTCGACGTCGTCTTCCCGATGCTGCACGGTCCGTACGGCGAGGACGGCACACTCCAGGGCCTCTTGGAGCTCTCCGGTGTCCCGTACGTCGGCTCGGGCGTGCTCGCCTCGGCCGTCGGCCAGGACAAGGAGTACATGAAGCGGGTGTTCACCTCCTTCGGGCTGCCGGTCGGCCCGTACGTGGTGATCCGGCCCCGCGAGTGGGAGCTCGACGAGTCGGCGGCCCGCAAGAAGATCATCGACTTCGCGGGGGAGCACGGCTGGCCGCTCTTCGTGAAGCCCGCGCGCGCGGGGTCCTCGATCGGCATTACCAAGGTCGACGACCTGTCCGGCCTCGACGAGGCGATCGCGGCGGCCCGGCAGCACGACCCGAAGTTCCTCGTGGAGGCGCTGCTGCGCGGCCGCGAGATCGAGTGCGGGGTCCTGGAGTTCGAGGACGGTCCGCGGGCCTCCGTACCGGCCGAGATCCCGCCGGTGCAGTCGCACGACTACTACGACTTCGAGGCGAAGTACATCGACTCGACGCCCGGCATCGTGCCCGCCCCGCTGACCCCCGAGCAGACCGCCGAGGTCAGGCGCCTGGCCGTCGAGGCCTTCGACGCCGCCTCCTGCGAGGGCCTGGTCCGTGCGGACTTCTTCCTCACCGAGGACGGCACCTTCGTCATCAACGAGATCAACACCATGCCCGGCTTCACCCCGATCTCCATGTACCCGCAGATGTGGGAGGCGACGGGAGTGCCGTATCCGGAACTGGTGGACCGCCTGATCCAGGCGGCACTGCGCCGCCCGACAGGCCTGCGCTGA
- a CDS encoding NAD(P)H-dependent glycerol-3-phosphate dehydrogenase, with protein MTTSGKPVKAAVFGTGSWGTAFGMVLADAGCDVTLWGRRAELAEAVNSTHTNPDYLPGIELPENLRATTDAAEAARDADFTVLAVPSQTLRGNLADWAPLLAPGTVLVSLMKGVELGSAMRMSEVVEDVSKVGADRIAVVTGPNLAREIAARMPAAAVVACSDEAVAQRLQAACHTPYFRPYTNTDVVGCELGGAVKNVIGLAVGIADGMGLGDNAKGSLITRGLAETTRLGLAMGADPLTFSGLAGLGDLVATCSSPLSRNHTFGTNLGKGMTLQETIAVTKQTAEGVKSCESVLDLARRHDVDMPITETVVDIVHDGKPPVVALKEMMSRSAKPERR; from the coding sequence GTGACGACATCCGGCAAGCCCGTCAAGGCGGCCGTCTTCGGGACCGGATCGTGGGGCACGGCCTTCGGCATGGTGCTTGCCGACGCCGGGTGCGACGTGACGCTGTGGGGGCGGCGGGCCGAGCTCGCCGAAGCGGTCAACTCCACACATACGAACCCCGACTACCTGCCGGGCATCGAACTCCCGGAGAACCTGCGGGCCACCACGGACGCCGCCGAGGCCGCCCGTGACGCCGACTTCACGGTGCTCGCCGTGCCCTCCCAGACGCTGCGCGGAAACCTCGCGGACTGGGCGCCGCTGCTCGCCCCCGGCACGGTCCTCGTCTCCCTCATGAAGGGCGTCGAACTCGGCTCCGCCATGCGGATGAGCGAGGTCGTCGAGGACGTCTCGAAGGTCGGCGCCGACCGTATCGCCGTGGTCACCGGGCCCAACCTCGCCCGTGAGATCGCCGCCCGCATGCCGGCCGCCGCGGTGGTCGCGTGCAGCGACGAGGCGGTGGCCCAGCGACTCCAGGCCGCCTGCCACACGCCGTACTTCCGCCCCTACACCAACACCGACGTGGTCGGCTGCGAACTGGGCGGCGCCGTCAAGAACGTCATCGGTCTCGCCGTCGGAATCGCGGACGGCATGGGGCTCGGCGACAACGCCAAGGGGTCCCTCATCACACGGGGGTTGGCGGAGACGACCCGGCTCGGACTCGCCATGGGCGCCGACCCGCTGACGTTCTCCGGGCTCGCGGGCCTCGGCGACCTCGTGGCGACCTGCTCCTCGCCGCTCTCGCGCAACCACACCTTCGGCACCAACCTCGGCAAGGGCATGACCCTCCAGGAGACCATCGCGGTCACCAAGCAGACCGCCGAGGGCGTCAAGTCCTGTGAATCCGTACTGGACTTGGCGCGCCGGCACGACGTCGACATGCCCATCACGGAGACCGTCGTCGACATCGTCCACGACGGCAAGCCCCCGGTCGTCGCGCTCAAGGAAATGATGTCGCGCAGCGCCAAGCCGGAGCGACGCTGA
- a CDS encoding lysophospholipid acyltransferase family protein encodes MPRRRISFWYRFAAVLCKPPLMVLIKRDWRGMENIPAEGGFITAVNHNSHVDPFAYGHFQYNTGRVPRFLAKSDLFRKGFVGAAMRGTGQIPVYRESTDALSAYRAAIDAVERGECVAFYPEATLTRDPDLWPMTGKTGAARVALQTRCPVIPVAQWGANHLLAPYAKKPDLLPRKTHQVLAGPPVDLSRFYDEEMTPDLLKEATEVIMAAITAQLELIRGEKAPATRYDPRQVRIEQRRRTRGNEEQETAVPERTVQGNTAPEKAVREMTEVEHEKGHGK; translated from the coding sequence GTGCCCCGCCGCAGAATCAGCTTCTGGTACCGCTTCGCAGCGGTTCTCTGTAAACCGCCGCTGATGGTTCTGATCAAGCGGGACTGGCGTGGAATGGAGAACATTCCTGCCGAGGGCGGATTTATCACCGCGGTGAACCACAATTCCCACGTGGATCCGTTCGCGTACGGGCACTTTCAGTACAACACGGGCCGGGTTCCGCGATTCCTCGCCAAGAGCGATCTTTTCAGGAAGGGCTTCGTCGGGGCGGCCATGCGCGGGACCGGGCAGATCCCGGTGTACCGCGAGAGCACCGACGCGCTGAGCGCCTACCGCGCCGCGATCGACGCCGTGGAGCGCGGGGAGTGCGTCGCGTTCTATCCCGAGGCCACCCTGACCCGCGACCCCGACCTGTGGCCGATGACCGGCAAGACGGGTGCCGCGCGGGTCGCGCTGCAGACCAGGTGCCCGGTGATCCCGGTGGCCCAGTGGGGCGCCAACCACCTGCTGGCCCCGTACGCGAAGAAGCCCGACCTTCTGCCGCGCAAGACGCATCAGGTGCTCGCGGGCCCGCCCGTGGACCTCTCGCGCTTCTACGACGAGGAGATGACCCCCGACCTCCTGAAGGAGGCGACCGAGGTCATCATGGCGGCGATCACCGCACAGCTGGAGTTGATCCGCGGCGAGAAGGCCCCCGCGACGCGGTACGACCCGCGCCAGGTGCGCATCGAGCAGCGGCGCAGGACGCGGGGGAACGAAGAGCAGGAAACGGCCGTGCCGGAGCGGACGGTGCAGGGAAACACCGCGCCGGAAAAGGCCGTGCGGGAAATGACCGAGGTTGAGCACGAAAAGGGGCATGGCAAGTGA
- the cofC gene encoding 2-phospho-L-lactate guanylyltransferase, producing the protein MQWTLVIPLKALSRAKSRLSDTAADGLRPGLALAFAQDTVAAALACPVVGGVAVVTGDVLAGRELAALGARIVPDEPGGGLNAALTHAASVVRTRNPQSPLAALNADLPALRPLELARVLDAAAEFPRAFLPDAAGIGTTLLAASPNRELLPAFGPDSRSRHRASGAAELLLPDVPSVRQDVDTGADLRAALTLGVGPRTAAVVERLKAA; encoded by the coding sequence GTGCAGTGGACCTTGGTCATACCCCTGAAAGCCCTGTCGCGGGCGAAGAGCAGGCTCTCGGACACCGCGGCCGACGGCCTGCGCCCGGGGCTCGCCCTGGCCTTCGCGCAGGACACGGTGGCCGCGGCACTGGCCTGCCCGGTGGTCGGGGGTGTGGCAGTAGTCACGGGTGATGTGCTGGCGGGACGCGAGCTGGCCGCCCTGGGCGCCCGCATCGTCCCGGACGAGCCCGGAGGCGGCCTCAACGCCGCTCTGACCCATGCCGCCTCGGTCGTACGCACCAGAAACCCGCAAAGTCCGCTGGCGGCTCTGAACGCCGATCTGCCCGCCCTGCGCCCTCTTGAATTGGCCCGAGTCCTCGACGCGGCCGCCGAATTCCCCCGCGCTTTCCTCCCGGACGCCGCCGGAATCGGTACCACTCTCCTGGCCGCGTCCCCGAACCGCGAATTGCTCCCCGCATTCGGCCCCGATTCCCGTTCCCGACACCGCGCCTCGGGCGCCGCGGAACTCCTCCTGCCCGACGTACCCTCCGTACGCCAGGACGTGGACACGGGCGCGGACCTGCGAGCGGCATTGACACTGGGGGTGGGCCCGCGCACAGCGGCAGTGGTCGAGCGCCTCAAGGCAGCCTGA
- a CDS encoding HU family DNA-binding protein → MNKAQLVEAIADKVGGRQQAAEAVDAVLDAIVRAVVSGDRVSVTGFGSFEKVDRPARYARNPQTGERVRVKKTSVPRFRAGQGFKDLVSGSKKLPRGGEVAVKKAPKGSLSGGASATVKKAAAKKATAKKAAAKKTTAKKTTARKTTAKKTTATAKKTTAKKTSAAAKKTTAKKTTAKKAAAKKAPAKKAAAKKAPAKKSAARKTTAKKATARR, encoded by the coding sequence GTGAACAAGGCGCAGCTCGTAGAAGCGATTGCCGACAAGGTCGGCGGGCGTCAGCAGGCCGCGGAAGCGGTCGACGCCGTACTGGACGCCATCGTGCGTGCAGTTGTCAGCGGGGACCGGGTCTCGGTCACCGGCTTCGGTTCCTTCGAGAAGGTGGACCGTCCGGCCCGTTACGCCCGCAACCCGCAGACCGGGGAGCGCGTTCGGGTCAAGAAGACCTCCGTGCCGCGCTTCCGTGCGGGCCAGGGCTTCAAGGACCTGGTGAGCGGCTCGAAGAAGCTGCCGCGCGGTGGCGAGGTCGCGGTCAAGAAGGCCCCGAAGGGCAGCCTGTCCGGCGGCGCCTCCGCCACGGTCAAGAAGGCGGCGGCGAAGAAGGCCACCGCGAAGAAGGCGGCGGCCAAGAAGACCACGGCCAAGAAGACCACCGCCAGGAAGACGACCGCCAAGAAGACCACGGCGACGGCCAAGAAGACGACCGCCAAGAAGACCTCGGCGGCCGCCAAGAAGACCACGGCCAAGAAGACCACCGCCAAGAAGGCGGCGGCCAAGAAGGCCCCGGCGAAGAAGGCCGCGGCGAAGAAGGCGCCGGCCAAGAAGTCGGCGGCCCGTAAGACCACCGCCAAGAAGGCCACCGCCCGCAGGTAG
- the leuD gene encoding 3-isopropylmalate dehydratase small subunit has translation MEAFTTHTGRAVPLRRSNVDTDQIIPAHWLKKVTRDGFEDGLFEAWRKDPSFVLNQPERAGATVLVAGPDFGTGSSREHAVWALQNYGFKAVISSRFADIFRGNSLKNGLLTVVLEQKIVDALQELTEKDPKAEVTVDLEAREVRAEGITAAFELDENARWRLLNGLDDISITLQNEADISAYESKRPSHKPRTVQI, from the coding sequence ATGGAAGCATTCACCACGCACACCGGCCGGGCCGTCCCGCTGCGCCGCAGCAACGTGGACACCGACCAGATCATCCCTGCTCACTGGCTCAAGAAGGTGACCAGGGACGGTTTTGAGGACGGGCTCTTCGAGGCCTGGCGCAAGGACCCGTCCTTCGTCCTCAACCAGCCCGAGCGCGCGGGCGCCACGGTCCTGGTCGCCGGACCCGACTTCGGTACGGGCTCCTCGCGCGAGCACGCCGTCTGGGCGCTCCAGAACTACGGCTTCAAGGCCGTCATCTCGTCCCGCTTCGCGGACATCTTCCGCGGCAACTCGCTCAAGAACGGCCTGCTCACAGTGGTTCTGGAGCAGAAGATCGTGGACGCGCTGCAGGAGCTCACCGAGAAGGACCCGAAGGCCGAGGTCACGGTCGACCTGGAGGCCCGTGAGGTGCGTGCCGAGGGCATCACGGCCGCCTTCGAGCTCGACGAGAACGCCCGCTGGCGGCTGCTGAACGGGCTGGACGACATCTCCATCACCCTGCAGAACGAGGCGGACATCTCCGCGTACGAGTCCAAGCGGCCCTCCCACAAGCCGCGGACCGTTCAGATCTGA
- the leuC gene encoding 3-isopropylmalate dehydratase large subunit, giving the protein MGRTLAEKVWDDHVVRRAEGEPDLLFIDLHLLHEVTSPQAFDGLRQAGRPVRRLDLTIATEDHNTPTLDIDKPIADPVSRVQLETLRKNAAEFGVRLHSLGDVEQGVVHVVGPQLGLTQPGTTVVCGDSHTSTHGAFGALAFGIGTSQVEHVLATQTLPLARPKTMAITVDGELPEDVTAKDLILAIITKIGTGGGQGYILEYRGSAIEKLSMEARMTICNMSIEAGARAGMIAPDETTFAYIKGRAHAPEGEDWDAAVAYWKTLKTDEDAEFDAEVVIDGASLAPFVTWGTNPGQGAPLSASVPDPASYEDASERFAAEKALEYMGLEAGQPLRDIKVDTVFVGSCTNGRIEDLRAAASIVEGRKVADGVRMLVVPGSARVGLQAVSEGLDLVFKEAGAEWRHAGCSMCLGMNPDQLAPGERSASTSNRNFEGRQGKGGRTHLVSPQVAAATAVLGHLASPADLSDAPVPAGV; this is encoded by the coding sequence ATGGGTAGGACACTCGCGGAGAAGGTCTGGGACGACCACGTCGTCCGGCGCGCGGAGGGCGAGCCCGACCTTCTCTTCATCGATCTGCACCTGCTGCACGAGGTGACCAGCCCCCAGGCCTTCGACGGTCTCCGTCAGGCGGGGCGCCCCGTGCGCCGTCTCGACCTCACCATCGCGACCGAGGATCACAACACCCCGACCCTCGACATCGACAAGCCCATCGCGGACCCGGTCTCCCGCGTCCAGCTGGAGACGCTGCGCAAGAACGCCGCCGAGTTCGGCGTGCGCCTGCACTCGCTGGGCGACGTCGAGCAGGGTGTCGTGCACGTCGTGGGCCCGCAGCTGGGCCTGACCCAGCCCGGCACCACGGTCGTGTGCGGTGACTCCCACACCTCCACGCACGGCGCCTTCGGCGCGCTCGCGTTCGGCATCGGCACCTCCCAGGTCGAGCACGTGCTGGCCACCCAGACGCTGCCGCTGGCCCGCCCCAAGACCATGGCCATCACGGTCGACGGCGAACTGCCCGAGGACGTCACGGCCAAGGACCTGATCCTGGCGATCATCACCAAGATCGGTACGGGCGGCGGCCAGGGCTACATCCTGGAATACCGCGGCTCCGCCATCGAGAAACTCTCGATGGAGGCCCGCATGACCATCTGCAACATGTCGATCGAGGCCGGCGCCCGCGCGGGCATGATCGCCCCCGACGAGACCACCTTCGCGTACATCAAGGGCCGCGCCCACGCCCCCGAGGGCGAGGACTGGGACGCCGCCGTCGCGTACTGGAAGACCCTGAAGACGGACGAGGACGCGGAATTCGACGCCGAGGTCGTCATCGACGGCGCCTCCCTCGCGCCGTTCGTCACCTGGGGCACCAACCCCGGCCAGGGAGCGCCGCTTTCGGCGTCCGTCCCCGACCCGGCTTCGTACGAAGACGCTTCGGAGCGCTTCGCCGCCGAAAAGGCCCTGGAATACATGGGGTTGGAGGCCGGACAGCCGCTGCGCGACATCAAGGTGGACACCGTCTTCGTAGGTTCGTGCACCAACGGCCGTATCGAGGACCTGCGCGCGGCCGCCTCGATCGTGGAGGGCCGCAAAGTCGCCGACGGCGTACGGATGCTGGTGGTCCCCGGCTCCGCGCGCGTCGGTCTGCAGGCCGTCTCCGAGGGCCTGGACCTGGTCTTCAAGGAGGCCGGCGCCGAATGGCGGCACGCGGGCTGCTCGATGTGTCTGGGCATGAACCCCGACCAGCTGGCCCCCGGTGAGCGCTCCGCGTCCACCTCGAACCGCAACTTCGAGGGCAGGCAGGGCAAGGGCGGCCGTACGCACCTGGTCTCGCCGCAGGTCGCCGCCGCCACCGCCGTGCTGGGCCATCTGGCCTCTCCCGCCGACCTGTCCGACGCCCCTGTGCCCGCTGGAGTCTGA
- the ndgR gene encoding IclR family transcriptional regulator NdgR has product MDNSSGVGVLDKAALVLSALESGPATLAGLVAATGLARPTAHRLAVALEHHRMVARDMQGRFILGPRLAELAAAAGEDRLLATAGPVLTHLRDVTGESAQLYRRQGDMRICVAAAERLSGLRDTVPVGSTLTMKAGSSAQILMAWEEPERLHRGLQGARFTATALSGVRRRGWAQSIGEREPGVASVSAPVRGPSNRVVAAVSVSGPIERLTRHPGRMHAQAIIDAAGRLSEALRRTG; this is encoded by the coding sequence ATGGACAACAGTAGCGGCGTCGGCGTTCTGGACAAGGCAGCCCTTGTCCTGAGCGCCCTGGAGTCCGGTCCGGCCACCCTCGCAGGGCTGGTCGCGGCAACCGGGCTGGCACGACCCACGGCACATCGCCTCGCCGTGGCACTTGAACACCACCGGATGGTGGCGCGCGACATGCAGGGCCGCTTCATTCTCGGCCCCCGCCTCGCCGAGCTGGCCGCGGCCGCCGGCGAGGACCGTCTCCTCGCGACGGCGGGCCCGGTGCTCACCCACCTCCGCGATGTCACGGGCGAGAGCGCGCAGCTCTACCGCCGCCAGGGCGACATGCGCATCTGCGTCGCCGCGGCGGAGCGCCTGTCGGGCCTCAGGGACACGGTCCCGGTCGGCTCGACGCTCACCATGAAGGCGGGCTCCTCGGCCCAGATCCTGATGGCCTGGGAGGAGCCGGAGCGTCTGCACCGCGGCCTCCAGGGCGCCCGCTTCACGGCGACGGCCCTGTCGGGTGTACGGCGCCGGGGCTGGGCCCAGTCGATCGGCGAGCGCGAGCCGGGCGTCGCGTCCGTCTCGGCCCCGGTGCGCGGGCCGTCGAACCGCGTGGTCGCCGCCGTCTCGGTCTCCGGACCGATCGAGCGCCTCACACGTCACCCCGGCCGGATGCACGCCCAGGCGATCATCGACGCGGCCGGCCGCCTCTCGGAGGCCCTGCGCCGCACCGGCTGA